One window of Pseudomonas urmiensis genomic DNA carries:
- a CDS encoding DUF3617 domain-containing protein has protein sequence MKIRLPLFALVVGLASPLVNAQMLQPGLWELTTSNMQVDGKPLPDMGFMLGQLKNLPPEQRAMMEGVLAKQGITVAGNGVRSCLTPEQVKTDDIPLQDPQSGCTQKITDRSGNVWKFQFSCPKAQGTGEATFLSDREFTTKVNGTFNASGVQQQGSMNTRAVWLGNDCGTVKPRS, from the coding sequence ATGAAGATTCGTCTGCCACTTTTCGCCTTGGTCGTGGGCCTGGCCAGCCCGCTGGTCAATGCGCAGATGTTGCAACCCGGCCTGTGGGAGCTGACCACCAGCAATATGCAGGTCGACGGCAAGCCGTTGCCCGACATGGGCTTCATGCTCGGTCAGTTGAAGAACCTACCGCCCGAGCAGCGCGCCATGATGGAAGGTGTGCTGGCAAAACAGGGGATTACCGTGGCAGGTAATGGAGTGCGTTCGTGCCTGACGCCGGAGCAGGTCAAGACTGATGACATCCCGTTGCAGGATCCGCAGTCGGGCTGTACGCAAAAGATCACCGACCGCAGCGGCAATGTCTGGAAGTTTCAGTTTAGCTGCCCAAAGGCGCAGGGTACCGGGGAGGCGACTTTTCTTAGCGATCGGGAGTTCACCACCAAGGTCAACGGCACGTTCAATGCTTCGGGTGTTCAACAGCAGGGCAGCATGAATACGCGAGCGGTGTGGTTGGGCAACGACTGTGGAACAGTCAAACCACGTTCTTGA
- a CDS encoding SMI1/KNR4 family protein → MEEVIEQLREANEPVPVPLELPDEDQLVEVEEQLFINIPFVFKEYLLTVSDVVYGSLEPVTATDPQSHTYLPEVAANAWDAGVPRELIPICKDGDDYYCVEEDGTVVLWSGEEEIVTEESWESVWHWARDVWLES, encoded by the coding sequence GTGGAAGAAGTGATCGAACAACTGCGTGAAGCCAATGAGCCGGTACCGGTACCCCTGGAGCTTCCTGATGAAGATCAGCTGGTTGAGGTCGAGGAGCAGCTGTTCATCAACATTCCGTTCGTGTTCAAGGAATACCTGCTGACCGTCAGCGACGTGGTCTATGGCAGCCTTGAGCCCGTGACCGCGACCGATCCGCAGTCGCACACCTACCTGCCGGAAGTGGCGGCCAATGCCTGGGACGCTGGCGTCCCACGGGAATTGATCCCGATCTGCAAGGATGGCGACGACTACTACTGCGTCGAAGAGGACGGCACCGTGGTGCTGTGGTCCGGCGAAGAAGAGATCGTCACCGAAGAGAGCTGGGAATCGGTCTGGCATTGGGCGCGTGACGTCTGGCTGGAAAGCTGA
- a CDS encoding DUF3301 domain-containing protein yields MLTLENLFVLMLLATVGAWLWHNHGLREKALVRVKQHCAKLDLELLDDAVALKRIAFVRDANGRKRLARIYNFEFTVTGEQRHPGTVTQFGAHTMQIELAPYPFEIKTPPRSDNVIEMQQWRQEHNRWRNDQR; encoded by the coding sequence ATGTTGACCCTGGAGAACCTCTTCGTCCTGATGCTGCTCGCCACGGTCGGCGCCTGGCTGTGGCACAACCATGGCCTGCGCGAGAAGGCCCTGGTACGGGTCAAGCAGCATTGCGCCAAACTCGATCTGGAGCTTTTGGACGACGCCGTCGCGCTCAAGCGCATTGCGTTCGTGCGTGACGCCAACGGCCGCAAGCGCCTGGCGCGGATCTACAACTTCGAATTCACCGTCACCGGCGAACAGCGTCACCCGGGCACTGTCACCCAGTTCGGTGCACACACCATGCAGATCGAGCTGGCGCCCTACCCGTTCGAGATCAAGACCCCGCCACGCAGCGATAACGTCATCGAGATGCAGCAGTGGCGCCAGGAGCACAATCGCTGGCGCAACGATCAGCGCTAA
- a CDS encoding CobW family GTP-binding protein, translating into MLQNIPTHVIAGPLGAGKTSLIRQLLAQRPATERWAVLVNEFGQIGLDAALLSRDEDGVAIGEVAGGCLCCVNGMPFQVGLARLLRKARPDRLFIEPSGLGHPLQLLKQLGQAPWTGVLNVQPMIMVLDALALAQGEPLPETQKEALSAANLLIFNKSQAVDEQRRLLITQQLPGLPSYWTEHGEFPLAQLPMFSTCDIANSAEIELPVENTSAPLAALWTDPSQPICLAQQGEGGWSIGWRWHPSQRFDVSRLQAFLRAWPWRRAKGVIHSAEGWQSFNGLQASAVAWHSSEWRKDSRIELIFAQPQPTPALQSALAACRL; encoded by the coding sequence ATGTTGCAGAACATTCCTACCCACGTTATCGCTGGCCCACTGGGCGCTGGCAAGACCAGCCTGATCCGGCAGCTGCTCGCTCAACGTCCGGCCACCGAGCGCTGGGCGGTACTGGTCAATGAATTCGGCCAGATCGGCCTCGATGCTGCCCTGCTCAGCCGCGACGAGGATGGCGTGGCGATTGGCGAAGTGGCGGGAGGATGTCTGTGTTGCGTCAACGGCATGCCGTTTCAGGTCGGCTTGGCTCGCTTGCTGCGCAAAGCCCGTCCTGATCGCTTGTTCATAGAGCCGTCTGGTTTGGGTCATCCACTCCAGCTGCTCAAGCAGCTGGGGCAGGCACCGTGGACGGGAGTGCTCAATGTGCAGCCCATGATCATGGTGCTCGATGCCCTTGCTCTGGCCCAAGGTGAACCATTACCGGAGACGCAAAAGGAGGCGTTGTCGGCCGCTAACTTGTTGATATTTAACAAATCTCAAGCTGTGGATGAACAGCGGAGGTTGTTGATAACTCAACAGCTGCCTGGCCTTCCCAGTTACTGGACCGAGCACGGCGAGTTTCCCCTGGCGCAGCTGCCAATGTTTTCCACATGCGATATAGCCAATTCTGCGGAGATTGAGCTGCCTGTGGAAAACACATCTGCGCCGCTTGCAGCCCTGTGGACAGATCCATCCCAGCCGATTTGTCTGGCGCAACAAGGTGAAGGGGGTTGGAGTATCGGCTGGCGCTGGCATCCCAGCCAGCGGTTCGATGTGTCGCGATTACAGGCGTTTCTCCGCGCTTGGCCCTGGCGTAGGGCCAAGGGAGTTATCCACAGCGCAGAGGGCTGGCAATCCTTCAATGGCCTGCAGGCCAGTGCCGTGGCTTGGCACTCAAGCGAATGGCGCAAGGATTCACGCATCGAGCTGATCTTCGCTCAGCCGCAGCCCACGCCAGCCCTGCAGAGCGCCCTGGCCGCCTGCCGCCTTTAG
- the folE2 gene encoding GTP cyclohydrolase FolE2: MTSLKLPDVAKQTTQRTQPLDWVGMQGIALPVQFEGRTLSARASAGVNLDDGKSRGIHMSRLYLALESLEQSELSPQVLRRLLATFLDSHAGLSSAAYLSLTFEHLLKRPALVSPLSGWKSYPVTVDASIKNEMFHVELFVQIPYSSTCPCSAALARQLIQQQFLADFSHADLNREALLQWLGSSQGIVATPHSQRSDAQVKVRLRDAMQTLPITGLIDRVEGALRTAVQTAVKRADEQAFALANGQNLMFCEDAARRVHLALREVEWSSGFNVRVEHAESLHAHDAVAVSEWQW, encoded by the coding sequence ATGACCAGCTTGAAACTCCCCGATGTGGCAAAACAAACCACTCAGCGCACCCAGCCTTTGGATTGGGTCGGCATGCAGGGCATCGCCTTGCCCGTACAGTTTGAAGGGCGAACGCTAAGTGCTCGTGCCAGTGCAGGGGTTAACCTGGATGACGGCAAGTCGCGGGGTATTCATATGTCGCGGCTGTATCTGGCCTTGGAGAGCCTGGAGCAAAGCGAACTGAGCCCGCAGGTATTAAGGCGTTTGCTGGCGACCTTTCTCGACAGCCATGCAGGGCTTTCTTCTGCCGCTTACCTGAGCCTCACCTTCGAGCATCTGCTGAAAAGGCCTGCGTTGGTCAGCCCACTCTCCGGTTGGAAAAGCTACCCGGTGACGGTTGATGCCAGCATCAAAAATGAGATGTTCCACGTGGAACTATTTGTGCAAATTCCCTATTCATCCACCTGCCCTTGCTCGGCGGCGCTAGCTCGGCAGCTTATTCAGCAGCAGTTTCTAGCTGACTTCAGCCATGCTGACTTGAATCGCGAGGCGCTTTTGCAATGGTTGGGTAGCAGTCAGGGAATCGTAGCCACGCCTCACAGCCAGCGCAGCGATGCACAAGTAAAAGTGCGCCTGCGTGATGCTATGCAAACGTTGCCGATTACAGGCCTGATCGATCGAGTAGAAGGCGCCTTGCGCACGGCAGTACAAACTGCGGTCAAGCGCGCCGATGAACAGGCCTTCGCATTGGCCAATGGACAAAATCTCATGTTCTGCGAAGACGCCGCCAGGCGAGTCCACCTCGCCCTACGGGAAGTGGAATGGTCGAGCGGATTTAACGTGCGCGTGGAACATGCCGAAAGCCTGCATGCCCATGACGCTGTGGCGGTCAGCGAGTGGCAGTGGTAA
- a CDS encoding DUF1826 domain-containing protein translates to MSTTRTVDISQVFGQSPQVLAEILQDGVNLAAWQRRLPAQVEDFSTVLLSLDPLLADERVIDVDERHPPQLPGLLPEAADLHGYESFVADVAWLVAAYTCLLGARRIGLRLRVLEGAMCPRFHVDKVPLRLLTTYTGAGSEWLKEEAIDRGHLHNAQPAVDNIQRLQAGEVAILKGEKWLGNEGAGLVHRSPMTAPGERRLLLSLDWLA, encoded by the coding sequence ATGAGTACCACTCGCACTGTGGATATCTCCCAGGTGTTCGGCCAATCGCCGCAGGTGTTGGCTGAAATACTGCAGGATGGCGTTAACCTCGCGGCTTGGCAGCGACGCTTGCCAGCGCAGGTCGAAGACTTTTCCACAGTGCTGCTCAGCCTTGACCCGCTATTGGCAGATGAACGGGTGATCGATGTGGATGAACGTCACCCGCCGCAGTTACCAGGCCTGCTGCCGGAAGCGGCGGATCTGCATGGCTATGAGAGCTTCGTCGCCGACGTGGCCTGGCTGGTGGCCGCTTACACCTGCCTGCTGGGCGCGCGCCGGATTGGCCTGCGCTTGCGGGTGCTGGAGGGCGCCATGTGTCCGCGCTTCCATGTGGATAAAGTCCCTTTGCGACTGTTGACCACCTATACCGGTGCCGGCAGCGAGTGGCTCAAGGAAGAGGCAATAGACCGTGGACATCTTCACAACGCTCAGCCGGCTGTGGATAACATTCAGCGCTTGCAGGCCGGTGAAGTTGCAATACTCAAGGGCGAGAAGTGGCTGGGCAATGAAGGGGCAGGGCTGGTGCACCGCTCACCGATGACCGCACCCGGCGAGCGCCGCCTGCTGCTTAGCCTTGACTGGTTGGCATGA
- the zigA gene encoding zinc metallochaperone GTPase ZigA, translating into MSNRLPVTVLSGFLGAGKSTLLNHILRNRDGLRVAVIVNDMSEINIDASEVQRNVSLNRAEEKLVEMSNGCICCTLREDLLEEVARLAEEGRFDYLLIESTGISEPLPVAETFTFRDEQGRSLSDMARLDTMVTVVDGLNFLRDYQAAESLASRGETLGEEDERSISDLLIEQIEFADVLLLSKIDLISQDLREELTAILRSLNARAQIVPMVMGQVPLARILDTGLFDFDQAAQAPGWLQELRGEHVPETEEYGIAASSWQARRPLHPQRFFDFIHKPWGNGRLLRSKGFFWLASKYQEAGSWSQAGGMMRHGLAGRWWRFVPREQWPQDEDNTAAILKQWTAEVGDCRQELVFIGQNIDFARLSTELDACLLTDEEMETGPMAWLRLPDPFGAWHDEMAA; encoded by the coding sequence ATGTCCAACCGTCTCCCTGTCACCGTGTTGTCCGGCTTTCTAGGCGCGGGCAAAAGTACCTTGCTCAATCACATCCTGCGCAACCGTGATGGCTTGCGCGTCGCTGTGATCGTCAACGACATGAGCGAAATCAACATCGACGCCAGCGAGGTGCAGCGCAACGTGAGCCTCAACCGCGCTGAAGAAAAACTGGTCGAGATGAGCAATGGCTGCATCTGCTGCACCTTGCGCGAAGACCTGCTTGAGGAAGTGGCGCGGCTCGCCGAGGAAGGGCGTTTCGATTACCTGCTGATCGAGTCGACCGGTATTTCCGAACCCCTGCCGGTGGCCGAGACGTTCACGTTCCGAGATGAACAAGGCCGTAGCCTGTCCGATATGGCGCGCTTGGATACCATGGTCACCGTGGTCGACGGGTTGAATTTTTTGCGCGATTACCAAGCGGCGGAGAGCTTGGCCAGCCGCGGCGAAACCTTGGGCGAAGAGGATGAGCGCTCGATCAGCGACTTGCTGATCGAGCAGATCGAGTTCGCCGACGTGCTGCTGCTGAGCAAGATCGACCTGATCAGCCAGGACCTGCGTGAAGAGCTCACGGCGATCCTGCGTAGCCTCAATGCCCGGGCGCAGATCGTGCCGATGGTGATGGGCCAAGTGCCGCTGGCGCGAATCCTCGATACCGGCTTGTTCGACTTCGATCAGGCGGCGCAGGCGCCGGGTTGGCTGCAAGAGCTGCGTGGCGAGCACGTGCCCGAGACCGAGGAGTATGGCATCGCTGCCAGCAGCTGGCAGGCGCGTCGTCCGCTACACCCGCAGCGTTTCTTCGACTTTATCCACAAGCCGTGGGGCAATGGCCGCTTGCTGCGCTCCAAGGGCTTCTTCTGGCTGGCCAGCAAGTACCAGGAAGCCGGCAGCTGGTCCCAGGCAGGCGGCATGATGCGCCATGGTTTGGCCGGGCGCTGGTGGCGCTTCGTGCCGCGCGAGCAATGGCCACAGGATGAAGACAATACTGCGGCGATTCTCAAGCAGTGGACAGCAGAGGTAGGCGATTGCCGGCAGGAGCTGGTATTCATTGGTCAGAACATCGACTTTGCCAGGTTATCCACAGAGCTGGACGCCTGCTTGTTGACTGATGAAGAGATGGAGACGGGTCCAATGGCTTGGCTACGTTTACCCGATCCGTTCGGTGCTTGGCATGACGAGATGGCGGCATGA
- a CDS encoding glutamine synthetase — protein MKLPCALALLLIVTPAHLLALPQTNLALCTRSATLLACKDGNGNYYSVRSEGSSLYLRGFEAASKRLWAQTNTGYGPTTFYTGLASDGEAWFGYSRRVGWTTLNRVSSSSGQRFNLHCSLIGGCR, from the coding sequence ATGAAACTGCCCTGTGCCTTGGCGCTATTGCTGATTGTGACGCCGGCACACCTGCTGGCGCTGCCGCAAACCAATCTGGCGCTGTGTACGCGAAGCGCCACGCTGCTTGCCTGCAAGGATGGCAACGGCAACTACTACAGTGTGCGCAGCGAAGGTAGCTCTCTATATCTGCGCGGCTTCGAAGCGGCGAGCAAAAGACTGTGGGCGCAAACCAACACCGGTTACGGCCCTACGACCTTCTATACCGGTCTGGCGAGCGACGGAGAGGCTTGGTTCGGCTACAGCCGTCGAGTTGGCTGGACCACCTTGAACCGAGTGTCCAGCTCCAGCGGACAACGCTTCAACTTGCACTGCAGCCTGATTGGCGGATGCCGCTGA
- the cls gene encoding cardiolipin synthase, which yields MDYHSPYFFGYVLGLIHLLGIIAALHAVFTVRTAQGAIAWAMPLFFIPYLTLIPYLVFGARSFNAYIQARRQANQEMHVAMANLNWRPWVEEALTARESDSYAALRAMPKLGRMPCLANNDVKLLIDGQATFDAIFAAIAQARRVVLVQFFIIHDDAIGRELQQLLLRKAAEGVQIFVLYDRVGSHALPASYSQVLRDGGVQIKAFATRSGWFNRFQVNFRNHRKIVVVDGLEGFVGGHNVGDEYLGGHPRLSPWRDTHVQISGPVVACLQESFAEDWYWATRELPPLILPDTYPDNGVLCQLLASGPADPQETCSLFFVEAIQSATHRVWITTPYFIPDEAVFAALRLAVMRGVDVRILIPARPDHRIVYAASSLFAFEAVRAGVRMFRYQPGFLHQKVVLVDDEVSAIGSANLDNRSFRLNFEITLLTVDRTFADQVQAMLLNDFDQAKEITAEDSRDTHRLQQLGMRIARLISPIL from the coding sequence ATGGATTACCACAGCCCCTACTTCTTCGGTTACGTGCTCGGCCTCATCCATTTGCTCGGCATCATTGCCGCGCTCCATGCAGTATTCACCGTGCGCACTGCCCAAGGTGCAATCGCCTGGGCGATGCCGCTGTTCTTCATTCCCTACCTGACCTTGATCCCCTATCTGGTTTTCGGCGCCCGCTCCTTCAATGCCTACATCCAGGCCAGGCGCCAGGCCAACCAGGAAATGCACGTGGCGATGGCCAACCTCAACTGGCGGCCATGGGTCGAGGAAGCACTCACCGCGCGCGAGTCCGACAGTTATGCGGCGCTGCGGGCAATGCCCAAGTTGGGTCGCATGCCGTGCCTGGCCAACAACGACGTCAAACTGTTGATCGATGGACAAGCCACTTTCGATGCCATCTTCGCTGCCATCGCTCAAGCGCGGCGGGTGGTGTTGGTGCAGTTCTTCATCATCCACGACGATGCTATTGGCCGTGAGCTGCAACAGCTGCTGTTGCGCAAGGCGGCTGAAGGTGTGCAGATTTTCGTCTTGTATGACCGGGTGGGCAGCCACGCCCTACCCGCCAGCTACAGCCAGGTATTGCGCGATGGCGGAGTACAGATCAAGGCGTTCGCAACTCGCAGTGGCTGGTTCAATCGCTTCCAGGTCAACTTCCGCAACCATCGCAAGATCGTCGTGGTCGACGGGCTGGAGGGTTTTGTCGGCGGGCATAACGTCGGCGACGAATACCTGGGGGGCCACCCTCGGCTGTCGCCCTGGCGCGATACCCATGTGCAAATCAGTGGGCCGGTGGTGGCGTGCCTGCAAGAGTCATTCGCCGAAGATTGGTACTGGGCCACCCGCGAGCTCCCCCCTCTGATCCTTCCCGACACCTATCCGGACAACGGTGTGCTGTGCCAATTGCTCGCCAGCGGTCCGGCCGACCCGCAGGAAACCTGTTCACTGTTCTTCGTCGAGGCCATCCAATCCGCCACCCACCGGGTGTGGATCACTACCCCCTACTTCATCCCCGACGAAGCCGTGTTCGCCGCCTTGCGCCTGGCGGTCATGCGCGGAGTGGATGTGCGCATCCTGATCCCCGCTCGGCCTGACCATCGGATTGTCTATGCCGCTTCCAGCCTGTTTGCCTTCGAAGCGGTGCGTGCTGGGGTGCGTATGTTCCGCTATCAGCCGGGCTTCCTGCACCAGAAGGTGGTGCTGGTGGATGACGAGGTCAGCGCGATCGGTAGTGCCAACTTGGACAACCGTTCGTTTCGCTTGAACTTCGAAATCACCCTGCTGACCGTAGACCGGACCTTTGCCGATCAGGTGCAAGCGATGCTGCTCAACGACTTTGACCAAGCCAAGGAGATCACTGCCGAGGACAGCCGCGATACCCATCGCCTGCAACAACTGGGGATGCGTATCGCGCGGCTGATCTCGCCGATCCTTTGA
- a CDS encoding cation:proton antiporter, whose protein sequence is MHAISFIQDLAVIMLVAGVVTILFHRFKQPVVLGYIVAGFIIGPHTPPFGLIHDEDTIKTLAELGVIFLMFCLGLEFSLRKLFKVGATAFIAAFLEIVLMIWIGFEIGRWFGWSTMDSLFLGAILAISSTTIIVKALNDLKMKNERFAQLIFGVLIVEDILGIGIIALLSGIAVSGSVSSGEVFSTVGKLSLFMIVALVIGILLVPRLLAYVAKFESNEMLLITVLGLCFGFCLLVVKLEYSMVLGAFLIGAIMAESRQLLKIERLIEPVRDLFSAIFFVAIGLMIDPQVLIDYAWPIVVITLAVVLGKMLSCGMGAFIAGNDGRTSLRVGMGLSQIGEFSFIIAALGMTLQVTSDFLYPVAVAVSAITTLLTPYLIRAADPLSIKLGKIVPSRLSRVLSLYGEWLRSIQPQGEGAMLAAMIRRILLQVGVNLALVIAIFFSGGYFAERLGSWLSEWVGDIGQQKALIWGAALLLSLPFLIAAYRKLKALSMLLAEMGVKPEMAGRHTQRVRRVIAEVIPLLSLLVIFLLLSALSASILPTNELLLVIVVVAAVVVALLWRWLIRVHTRMQIALLETLENNRDHSH, encoded by the coding sequence ATGCATGCCATCAGCTTTATTCAGGACCTGGCAGTGATCATGCTGGTGGCGGGGGTGGTCACCATCCTGTTCCATCGCTTCAAGCAACCTGTGGTGCTTGGCTATATCGTTGCCGGCTTCATCATTGGCCCGCACACCCCACCGTTTGGCCTGATTCACGACGAAGACACGATCAAGACCCTGGCCGAGCTGGGGGTAATCTTCCTGATGTTCTGCCTGGGCCTGGAATTCAGCCTACGCAAGTTATTCAAGGTCGGCGCGACGGCATTTATCGCGGCGTTCCTGGAAATCGTCCTGATGATCTGGATCGGTTTCGAAATCGGTCGCTGGTTCGGCTGGAGCACCATGGATTCGCTGTTCCTCGGCGCGATCCTGGCGATTTCCTCGACCACCATCATCGTCAAGGCGCTCAACGACCTGAAGATGAAGAACGAGCGCTTCGCCCAGCTGATCTTCGGCGTGCTCATCGTTGAAGATATCTTGGGCATTGGCATCATTGCCCTGTTGTCGGGTATCGCAGTCAGCGGTTCGGTCAGCTCCGGCGAAGTGTTCTCCACCGTCGGCAAGCTGTCGCTGTTCATGATCGTCGCGCTGGTCATTGGTATCTTGCTGGTGCCAAGGCTGTTGGCCTATGTGGCCAAGTTCGAAAGCAACGAAATGCTGCTGATTACCGTGCTGGGCTTGTGTTTCGGCTTCTGCCTGCTGGTGGTCAAGCTTGAGTACAGCATGGTGCTGGGCGCCTTCCTGATCGGTGCGATCATGGCCGAGTCGCGCCAACTGCTGAAGATCGAGCGGCTGATCGAGCCGGTTCGCGACCTGTTCAGTGCGATTTTCTTCGTTGCCATCGGCCTGATGATCGACCCTCAGGTCCTGATCGATTACGCCTGGCCAATCGTGGTGATCACCCTGGCGGTGGTGCTGGGCAAGATGCTCTCTTGCGGCATGGGTGCTTTTATCGCCGGTAATGACGGTCGCACTTCACTTCGGGTGGGCATGGGCCTTTCGCAGATCGGCGAGTTCTCTTTCATCATTGCCGCGCTGGGCATGACGTTGCAGGTCACTAGCGACTTCCTCTATCCGGTAGCGGTGGCTGTCTCGGCGATCACCACACTGCTCACGCCTTACTTGATTCGTGCGGCCGATCCGCTGTCGATCAAGCTTGGCAAAATTGTCCCGAGCCGCCTTTCGCGGGTGCTGTCGCTGTATGGCGAATGGTTGCGCAGTATTCAGCCGCAAGGCGAGGGGGCAATGCTGGCGGCGATGATCCGGCGCATCTTGCTGCAGGTCGGGGTCAATCTGGCGCTGGTGATCGCGATCTTCTTCAGTGGCGGTTACTTCGCCGAACGGCTCGGTAGTTGGTTGAGCGAGTGGGTGGGCGACATTGGCCAGCAGAAGGCGCTGATCTGGGGCGCGGCACTGCTGTTGTCGTTGCCATTCCTGATCGCTGCCTATCGCAAGCTCAAGGCGCTATCGATGCTGTTGGCGGAGATGGGCGTGAAGCCTGAGATGGCCGGGCGGCATACCCAGCGTGTGCGTCGGGTGATCGCCGAGGTAATCCCGCTGCTGTCGCTGCTGGTGATCTTCCTGCTGCTGTCGGCGTTGTCGGCGAGCATTTTGCCGACCAATGAGTTGCTGCTGGTGATAGTGGTGGTAGCGGCAGTGGTCGTGGCGCTGCTGTGGCGCTGGTTGATTCGGGTGCATACGCGCATGCAGATCGCGTTGCTGGAGACCCTGGAAAACAACCGTGATCACTCGCACTGA
- the pdxY gene encoding pyridoxal kinase PdxY — translation MKRTPHLLAIQSHVVFGHAGNSAAVFPMQRIGVNVWPLNTVQFSNHTQYGQWAGEVLAPAQIPALVEGICNIGELGHCDAVLSGYLGSAEQGRAILAGVERIKAVNPKALYLCDPVMGHAEKGCIVPEEVSEFLLEQAASKADILCPNQLELDSFSGRRAQSLEDCVAMARGLLERGPQVVLVKHLSYPGRAEDAFEMLLVTREESWHLRRPLLCFPRQPVGVGDLTSGLFLARVLLGDSWVQAFEFTAAAVHEVLLETQASASYELQLVRAQDRIAHPRVRFEAQRLTV, via the coding sequence ATGAAACGTACACCGCATCTGCTCGCTATCCAGTCCCATGTGGTCTTTGGCCACGCCGGAAACAGCGCCGCGGTGTTTCCCATGCAGCGGATCGGGGTCAACGTCTGGCCACTCAATACCGTGCAATTCTCCAATCACACTCAGTATGGCCAGTGGGCGGGAGAAGTGCTTGCTCCAGCGCAAATTCCTGCGTTGGTAGAAGGCATTTGCAACATTGGCGAGCTGGGCCACTGCGATGCGGTGTTGTCCGGCTACCTGGGCAGTGCCGAGCAAGGTCGGGCGATTCTCGCTGGCGTCGAGCGGATCAAGGCGGTCAACCCCAAGGCGCTGTACCTGTGCGATCCGGTCATGGGCCATGCCGAGAAGGGCTGCATCGTCCCCGAGGAAGTCAGTGAGTTCCTGCTCGAACAAGCGGCTTCAAAGGCCGATATCCTCTGCCCCAATCAGCTTGAACTGGACAGCTTCAGTGGGCGTCGGGCGCAGTCGCTGGAAGATTGTGTGGCGATGGCGCGCGGCCTGCTCGAGCGTGGGCCGCAAGTGGTCCTGGTCAAGCACCTAAGCTACCCGGGCCGCGCTGAAGACGCCTTTGAAATGCTGTTGGTGACCCGCGAGGAAAGCTGGCACCTGCGTCGGCCGCTGCTGTGCTTCCCGCGTCAGCCGGTAGGCGTCGGCGACCTCACCTCTGGGCTGTTCCTGGCCCGGGTGCTGTTGGGTGACAGCTGGGTACAGGCGTTCGAGTTCACCGCTGCCGCCGTGCACGAGGTTCTGCTCGAAACCCAGGCCAGCGCCAGCTACGAATTGCAGCTGGTACGGGCCCAGGATCGTATTGCCCATCCGCGCGTGCGCTTCGAAGCACAGCGCCTGACGGTTTAA
- a CDS encoding acyl-CoA thioesterase: MEPGNAQLTMTVLMTPDMANFSGNVHGGTLLKYLDEVAYACASRYAGTYVVTLSVDQVVFREPVHVGELVTFLASVNYTGNTSMEVGIKVVTENIRERSVRHSNSCFFTMVAVDDNRRPVPVPARLPQSSEEKRRFLQGKQRRQIRQELEKRYQDLKTDAI; encoded by the coding sequence ATGGAACCTGGAAACGCCCAGCTGACTATGACCGTCCTGATGACTCCGGACATGGCCAACTTCTCCGGCAACGTACACGGCGGCACCTTGCTCAAGTACCTCGATGAGGTGGCCTATGCGTGCGCCAGCCGCTATGCCGGCACTTACGTGGTGACCCTGTCGGTCGATCAGGTGGTATTCCGCGAGCCGGTCCACGTCGGCGAGCTGGTCACCTTCCTGGCCTCGGTCAACTACACCGGCAACACCTCGATGGAGGTGGGCATCAAAGTGGTGACCGAGAACATTCGCGAGCGCTCGGTGCGCCACTCCAACAGCTGCTTCTTCACCATGGTTGCAGTCGATGACAATCGCCGTCCGGTCCCGGTGCCTGCGCGCCTACCGCAGAGCAGCGAAGAGAAACGCCGCTTCCTGCAAGGCAAGCAGCGCCGGCAGATCCGCCAGGAACTGGAAAAGCGTTACCAGGACCTGAAGACCGACGCCATTTAA